A window of Chloracidobacterium sp. N contains these coding sequences:
- a CDS encoding phosphoenolpyruvate carboxylase — MTVPTASSALADLARAERDYRFLVACFQEVLSETGAPELAQSLPIEETAPLPDTSHERFVQACSVVFQLLNMAEENAAAQNRRALEASAGCAAEPGLWGAVLHKLRRRGRSAADILTALAQLHVEPVLTAHPTEAKRATVLEHHRRLYLLLVKLENSVWTPNERRAIRDEIKRELERLWRTGEIYLEKPTVADELRNVLHYLTTTLPEAIGWMDRHLLDAWDELGMEAAMRPTDPAHLPHITFGTWVGGDRDGHPLVTPETTRESLHTLRQAALRLFRSRLTELAARMSLSDRRQSPPAALMAYLSTAREAHDPVLQSALERNPYESWRQAVNVMLARLPGAELGWPTARQPYTAASELAADLRLLGETLLAVGAKRLCESEVWPLLRLVETFGFHLAVLDIRQNSAVHEQAVVEWLRAAGVEAEYDQWDEARRCAFWETELAQTRPLAVLGAPPGDAAGRVVGALQVAAEYGQQYGWSGLGALIVSMTRATSDLLAVYGLAREAGLTISTSDGLVCPLPVVPLFETLDDLRHSPDILSAFLDHPMTRRSLAWMQRPGQPPVQQVMIGYSDSNKDAGAVASLWGLYRAQQVLSAVAQARGVLLRFFHGRGGTPSRGAGPTHRFLNALPPESVSGRLRLTEQGETISQKYANLITATYELELLTSGMLETYLLAQSTAKTPHPLEPVLDFLADESHRAYRALLELPGFLEFFAHATPIDAIEASRIGSRPSRRTGKRTLADLRAIPWVFSWSQARFFLSGWYGLGTALDMLATHHPAWLTQLRQDAMRWYPTRLLLMNAGSQLLLADAAWMQAYAELVPDTIARTTVLSTILAEFERTRRGVEQVFGVPLTERRQRTALTMQLRRAGLAALHQRQIELLKTWRAARAASDDTQSESLLVDLLLTINAISSGLKSTG; from the coding sequence ATGACTGTGCCTACAGCTTCATCGGCGCTGGCCGATCTGGCCCGTGCTGAGCGCGACTATCGGTTTCTCGTGGCGTGTTTTCAGGAGGTTTTGTCGGAGACAGGTGCTCCAGAGCTGGCGCAGTCCCTTCCGATAGAGGAAACGGCGCCCCTGCCAGATACCTCCCATGAGCGTTTTGTCCAGGCCTGCTCGGTGGTTTTCCAACTGCTCAACATGGCCGAAGAAAATGCCGCCGCGCAAAACCGGCGGGCGCTTGAAGCCAGCGCCGGCTGTGCTGCCGAACCGGGGCTGTGGGGCGCGGTGCTGCACAAGCTACGTCGCCGGGGACGGTCTGCGGCAGACATCCTGACGGCGCTCGCGCAGCTTCATGTCGAACCGGTTTTGACCGCCCATCCCACTGAGGCCAAGCGGGCGACCGTACTGGAGCACCACCGGCGGCTTTACCTGCTTCTGGTCAAGCTCGAAAACTCGGTGTGGACGCCCAATGAACGCCGCGCCATCCGGGACGAGATCAAACGCGAACTGGAGCGTCTGTGGCGGACCGGTGAAATTTATCTCGAAAAACCGACGGTCGCCGACGAACTCCGCAACGTTCTCCATTACCTGACAACCACCCTGCCAGAAGCCATTGGCTGGATGGACCGGCACTTGCTCGATGCCTGGGATGAACTGGGGATGGAGGCTGCGATGCGCCCGACAGACCCGGCACACCTGCCGCATATCACCTTTGGCACATGGGTTGGAGGGGATCGTGATGGCCACCCGCTCGTCACCCCGGAAACGACCCGTGAGTCTCTGCACACGCTCCGCCAGGCTGCACTGCGGTTGTTCCGTTCCCGGCTGACCGAACTGGCAGCGCGGATGAGCCTTTCGGATCGTCGCCAGTCGCCGCCGGCGGCGCTGATGGCGTACCTGTCCACGGCACGGGAAGCGCATGACCCGGTTCTCCAGTCGGCGCTGGAGCGAAACCCTTACGAGTCGTGGCGGCAGGCGGTCAACGTCATGCTGGCCCGCCTGCCAGGCGCAGAACTGGGCTGGCCGACAGCGCGCCAGCCCTACACTGCGGCATCGGAGCTGGCTGCCGATCTGCGCCTGCTGGGCGAGACGTTGCTTGCGGTTGGCGCAAAACGGTTGTGTGAATCAGAAGTCTGGCCGCTGCTCCGTCTGGTGGAAACGTTTGGATTTCACTTGGCGGTACTTGACATCCGGCAAAACAGCGCCGTGCATGAACAGGCGGTTGTCGAATGGCTCCGGGCCGCTGGCGTAGAAGCCGAATATGACCAGTGGGATGAAGCCCGCCGCTGCGCGTTTTGGGAAACGGAACTGGCCCAGACGCGACCGTTGGCCGTACTTGGCGCACCGCCTGGTGATGCCGCTGGGCGTGTGGTTGGCGCCCTGCAGGTGGCGGCTGAGTACGGCCAGCAATACGGTTGGTCAGGGCTGGGCGCGCTGATTGTGAGCATGACCCGCGCGACTTCCGATCTCCTGGCTGTGTACGGGCTGGCACGTGAAGCCGGGCTCACCATCTCCACGTCCGACGGACTGGTATGCCCGCTGCCGGTTGTTCCGCTTTTTGAAACCCTCGATGATTTGCGGCACAGCCCGGACATTCTGTCAGCTTTTCTGGACCATCCGATGACGCGCCGCAGTCTGGCCTGGATGCAGCGCCCCGGACAGCCGCCTGTGCAGCAGGTCATGATTGGTTACAGCGACAGCAACAAGGACGCCGGCGCTGTTGCCAGTCTGTGGGGGCTTTACCGGGCCCAGCAGGTATTGTCGGCTGTGGCACAGGCGCGTGGCGTACTGCTGCGCTTCTTTCACGGTCGTGGTGGCACGCCGAGCCGGGGCGCCGGCCCCACCCATCGCTTTCTCAACGCTCTGCCGCCGGAGTCAGTGTCAGGACGCCTGCGGCTGACGGAGCAGGGCGAAACGATTTCACAAAAGTATGCCAACCTCATCACGGCCACTTATGAACTCGAACTGCTCACATCTGGGATGCTTGAAACCTACCTGTTGGCGCAATCCACTGCGAAAACGCCCCACCCCCTTGAACCGGTGCTTGACTTCCTCGCCGACGAAAGTCACCGCGCCTACCGGGCGTTGCTGGAACTACCCGGCTTTCTGGAATTTTTTGCCCACGCCACGCCGATAGACGCCATTGAGGCCAGCCGAATCGGATCGCGCCCGTCACGCCGTACCGGAAAGCGTACCCTAGCTGACCTGCGCGCCATTCCCTGGGTTTTCAGTTGGAGCCAGGCACGGTTTTTTCTCTCCGGCTGGTACGGACTTGGCACGGCGCTGGACATGCTGGCCACGCACCATCCGGCGTGGCTGACCCAACTGCGCCAGGACGCCATGCGGTGGTATCCAACCCGGTTGCTTCTGATGAATGCCGGCAGTCAGCTTCTTCTGGCCGATGCGGCCTGGATGCAGGCCTATGCGGAGCTGGTGCCTGATACCATCGCCCGAACGACCGTGCTTTCAACCATTCTGGCTGAGTTCGAGCGGACGCGCCGCGGCGTCGAGCAGGTTTTTGGCGTACCGCTTACCGAACGTCGCCAGCGGACGGCACTCACCATGCAACTCCGGCGGGCCGGGCTGGCGGCGCTGCACCAGCGGCAGATTGAACTTCTCAAGACATGGCGCGCGGCCCGCGCGGCATCGGATGACACGCAAAGCGAAAGTCTGCTGGTGGACTTGCTGTTGACCATCAACGCCATTTCGAGCGGCCTCAAGAGCACCGGCTGA
- a CDS encoding ParB/RepB/Spo0J family partition protein, translating to MTTRRALGRGLSALLPERTPPASETLLELDIERILPNLEQPRVTFHEGKLEELAQSIREHGLLQPIVVRPQGDNFQIIAGERRWRAAQRAGLHRIPAVVREVPDGQLLELALVENIQREDLTPIEEAQAYRRLMDELGLTQEQVAARLGKDRATIANAIRLLRLPPDIQKLVEDRLLSPGHARALLALENEALQRRVAEGVIERGLSVRETERFVKRVLRGEPVLVGNVHPTDPNVKFAESKLSKLLGTKVRIVGRGRGGCIEIEYYSAEDLDRLYNRLLRLTDSQ from the coding sequence ATGACAACCAGAAGGGCGCTTGGACGCGGACTGAGCGCGCTGCTTCCTGAACGTACGCCACCCGCCAGCGAAACCCTGCTCGAACTCGACATCGAGCGTATCCTGCCCAACCTGGAGCAACCGCGCGTCACGTTCCACGAAGGAAAGCTTGAGGAACTGGCACAGTCCATCCGGGAACACGGTCTGCTTCAGCCCATCGTCGTACGGCCACAGGGCGACAACTTCCAGATCATTGCCGGTGAACGCCGGTGGCGGGCCGCCCAACGGGCAGGACTGCACCGCATTCCGGCGGTGGTGCGGGAAGTCCCCGACGGGCAACTGCTTGAACTGGCGCTGGTCGAAAACATTCAACGTGAAGACCTGACGCCCATCGAGGAAGCCCAGGCCTACCGCCGCCTGATGGACGAGTTGGGACTGACCCAGGAACAGGTGGCCGCCCGGTTGGGCAAGGACCGGGCCACCATCGCCAATGCCATCCGGCTGCTCCGGCTTCCGCCTGACATTCAAAAACTGGTTGAAGACCGCCTGCTCAGTCCCGGTCATGCTCGTGCCTTGCTCGCTCTGGAAAATGAGGCGCTCCAGCGGCGTGTCGCCGAAGGCGTCATCGAGCGGGGGTTGTCTGTCCGCGAAACCGAGCGTTTCGTCAAACGTGTCCTGCGTGGCGAGCCGGTTCTCGTGGGCAACGTCCATCCGACGGATCCGAATGTCAAGTTTGCCGAGTCCAAGCTCTCCAAACTGCTCGGCACAAAAGTTCGCATTGTCGGACGGGGACGCGGCGGCTGCATCGAAATCGAATACTACAGTGCAGAAGACCTCGACCGGCTCTACAACCGGCTGCTACGGCTGACTGACAGCCAGTGA
- the purL gene encoding phosphoribosylformylglycinamidine synthase subunit PurL, with amino-acid sequence MASAPEATATLVVTPELLAVHRLTSEEYARLCQLLGRTPTLVELGIFSVMWSEHCSYKSSRTYLKTLPTTGPRVVQGPGENAGILDIGEGWCIAFKIESHNHPSFIEPFQGAATGVGGILRDVFTMGARPVALLNSLRFGPLDAPRHGPRNRALLDGVVRGIAHYGNAFGCPTIGGEVYFEDCYSLNPLVNAFALGLVRHDQIFLGKAAGIGNPVMYVGAKTGRDGIHGATMASAEFDDNALAKRPTVQVGDPFCEKLLLEACLEAMRAGCIVGIQDMGAAGLTSSSCEMGARAGTGIDLELSHVPQRETGMTPYEIMLSESQERMLLVADSGREREVQEIFAKWGLSAVVVGRVTDTQRLRVYHHGRIVADIPNRFLTDDAPRYERPAAPPAGWIADAAARQSAREAELARIFPVAERRLSAAQIQTDLRQLLGSPNLASRQWIYRQYDHMVRTNTIVLPGADAAVIRIKETRKAVAMTLDGNGRYVAIDPRRGAALAVAEACRNLVAVGAEPIGLTNCLNFASPERPEVMWQLREAIAGMGEAAAFFATPIVSGNVSLYNETEGHGVFPTPVIGAVGLIEDVRLVIPPRTLDEGAAVYVLGATGEDLGGTEYLRQRFGVITGPLPVLNLDAERRLQHCVLEGAQQRLWAAAHDCSDGGLLVALAELCFSSHGKALSGMDLCLSAEAPGLSRAGLLFGETPGRMLVVVAASHRAEAEALCQKHQVPCHPLGIVRGNRFTVTLDGELALDEPVAELEHLWRTALCL; translated from the coding sequence ATGGCCTCTGCACCTGAAGCAACAGCGACACTGGTCGTCACCCCTGAACTTCTGGCTGTTCACCGTCTGACATCCGAGGAGTATGCCCGGCTGTGCCAACTTCTGGGACGCACACCAACCCTGGTTGAACTGGGCATATTCTCGGTTATGTGGTCTGAACACTGCTCGTACAAGTCTTCACGGACGTACCTGAAGACGCTTCCGACGACAGGGCCGCGGGTGGTACAGGGACCCGGCGAAAATGCCGGTATCCTTGATATTGGCGAAGGCTGGTGTATCGCCTTCAAGATTGAGTCACACAACCACCCTTCATTCATTGAGCCCTTTCAGGGGGCTGCCACCGGCGTCGGCGGTATTCTGCGCGATGTCTTTACCATGGGGGCGCGTCCCGTTGCCCTGCTCAACTCCCTGCGCTTTGGTCCACTTGATGCACCCCGGCACGGCCCGCGCAACCGGGCGCTTCTGGACGGGGTCGTACGTGGAATTGCCCACTACGGCAATGCTTTTGGCTGCCCAACCATCGGTGGCGAGGTCTATTTCGAGGACTGTTACAGCCTGAATCCGCTCGTCAATGCCTTTGCCTTGGGGCTTGTTCGTCATGACCAGATTTTTTTGGGCAAGGCGGCTGGGATTGGCAACCCCGTCATGTACGTCGGCGCGAAGACCGGACGTGATGGCATTCACGGCGCGACCATGGCCTCGGCCGAGTTTGACGACAACGCCCTTGCCAAACGCCCAACCGTCCAGGTTGGCGATCCGTTCTGCGAAAAACTGTTGCTCGAAGCCTGTCTCGAAGCCATGCGGGCTGGTTGCATTGTCGGCATTCAGGATATGGGCGCGGCCGGGCTGACCTCTTCCAGTTGCGAAATGGGTGCCCGTGCCGGAACCGGTATTGACCTGGAGCTGTCCCACGTCCCGCAGCGCGAAACCGGCATGACACCTTATGAAATCATGCTCTCGGAGTCGCAGGAACGCATGCTGCTGGTGGCCGACAGCGGGCGGGAGCGGGAAGTACAGGAGATATTTGCCAAGTGGGGGCTTTCAGCCGTCGTCGTCGGGCGCGTCACCGATACCCAACGGTTGCGGGTCTATCACCACGGCCGGATCGTTGCTGACATTCCAAACCGGTTTCTCACCGATGACGCACCGCGTTACGAACGCCCGGCAGCCCCTCCGGCCGGGTGGATTGCGGATGCCGCCGCCCGTCAGTCCGCCCGGGAAGCCGAGCTGGCCCGGATATTTCCCGTGGCCGAACGGCGGCTCTCTGCCGCACAAATCCAGACTGACCTGCGACAGTTGCTCGGCTCGCCCAACCTCGCTTCACGACAGTGGATTTACCGGCAGTACGATCACATGGTGCGCACAAACACCATCGTCCTGCCCGGAGCCGATGCCGCCGTCATCCGCATCAAGGAAACCCGCAAGGCAGTGGCCATGACGCTCGACGGCAACGGACGCTACGTAGCCATTGACCCCCGCCGTGGAGCCGCTCTGGCCGTTGCCGAAGCCTGCCGCAACCTGGTGGCCGTCGGCGCTGAACCCATCGGATTGACCAACTGCCTCAACTTTGCCTCTCCAGAGCGCCCGGAAGTGATGTGGCAACTCCGGGAAGCCATTGCCGGTATGGGAGAGGCGGCAGCGTTCTTCGCCACGCCCATCGTCAGCGGCAACGTCAGTCTCTACAACGAAACAGAAGGGCACGGCGTCTTCCCGACCCCAGTCATTGGTGCAGTTGGTCTCATCGAGGATGTGCGGCTGGTCATCCCCCCCCGCACGCTGGACGAAGGGGCCGCCGTGTACGTGTTGGGCGCAACCGGCGAAGACTTGGGCGGCACAGAGTATCTCCGACAACGTTTCGGCGTGATCACCGGTCCGTTGCCGGTGCTGAATCTGGACGCGGAACGCCGACTCCAGCACTGCGTCCTGGAGGGCGCACAGCAACGCCTGTGGGCAGCCGCACACGACTGTTCAGACGGCGGGCTGTTGGTGGCGCTTGCTGAACTGTGTTTTTCTAGCCACGGTAAAGCCCTGTCTGGTATGGATTTATGCCTTTCAGCCGAAGCCCCTGGACTTTCCCGGGCCGGACTTCTGTTCGGCGAAACACCCGGACGGATGCTGGTTGTGGTTGCGGCATCCCACCGCGCTGAAGCGGAAGCGCTCTGTCAGAAGCATCAGGTTCCATGCCATCCGCTGGGCATCGTTCGCGGCAACCGGTTTACGGTTACGCTGGATGGTGAACTGGCGCTCGATGAACCCGTCGCAGAACTGGAGCACCTCTGGCGGACGGCACTGTGCCTGTAG